A window from Candidatus Woesearchaeota archaeon encodes these proteins:
- a CDS encoding adenylyltransferase/cytidyltransferase family protein produces MVFGTFDLLHEGHLHLFKEAKKYGETLIVVVARDASVKKIKGFNPHQNELQRLEKVKSCSIVDKALLGYEDDFYKVIEEQKPAVLCFGYDQDKQNIEVELKKRKIKAEIITLTAFEPEKYKSSIMRKKSKR; encoded by the coding sequence ATGGTCTTTGGAACATTCGATCTTCTCCACGAAGGACATCTCCATCTCTTCAAAGAAGCGAAAAAATATGGAGAAACTTTAATTGTCGTTGTCGCGCGCGACGCGAGTGTCAAAAAGATAAAAGGATTCAACCCGCACCAAAATGAACTCCAGAGACTCGAAAAAGTAAAGTCTTGTTCAATAGTTGATAAAGCGCTTCTTGGGTATGAGGATGATTTCTACAAAGTGATTGAAGAACAGAAACCAGCAGTGCTTTGTTTTGGTTATGATCAGGATAAACAAAACATTGAAGTAGAGTTAAAGAAAAGAAAAATCAAAGCAGAAATAATCACGCTGACTGCGTTTGAGCCAGAAAAGTATAAGTCAAGTATTATGAGGAAAAAAAGCAAGCGTTAA